One segment of Panicum virgatum strain AP13 chromosome 1K, P.virgatum_v5, whole genome shotgun sequence DNA contains the following:
- the LOC120645913 gene encoding cinnamoyl-CoA reductase 1-like: protein MSSSSSYSKASNGGEPQLVCVTGAGGFIGSWVVKELLLRGYRVRGTARDPADSKNAHLLALEGARERLTLCRADVLDYDSLRAAFTGCHGVLHVASPVSNNPELVTVAVDGTRNAINAAADEGVRRVVFTSSYGAVHMDPNRSPDAVLDETCWSDYEFCEQTNNLYCCAKMMAEITAMETAAARGLPLAVVVPSVTTGPQLQQALNFSSNHVARYLMGTKRTYPNAVAAYVDVRDVARAHVLAYERPDARGRYLCIGTVLHRAQLIAVLRELFPQYPVTVKCEDDGKPMAKPYKFSNQRARELGLEFTPLKKSLYEAVVCMQQKGHLPVISQQQRSYL from the exons atgtcgtcgtcgtcgtcctatTCCAAGGCCAGCAATGGTGGTGAGCCGCAGCTGGTCTGCGTCACCGGAGCAGGCGGCTTCATCGGGTCGTGGGTCGTGAAGGAGCTCCTCCTGCGCGGGTACCGTGTCAGGGGAACTGCAAGGGACCCTG CTGACAGCAAGAACGCGCACTTGCTTGCGCTGGAGGGGGCCAGGGAGAGGCTCACCCTCTGCCGCGCCGACGTCCTGGACTACGACTCACTCCGTGCGGCGTTCACCGGCTGCCATGGCGTCCTCCACGTCGCCTCCCCGGTGTCCAACAACCCT GAGCTCGTGACGGTGGCCGTGGATGGCACCAGGAACGCGATCAACGCCGCGGCGGACGAGGGTGTTCGCCGCGTGGTCTTCACCTCCTCGTACGGTGCCGTGCACATGGACCCCAACCGGAGCCCCGACGCCGTCCTCGACGAGACCTGCTGGAGCGACTACGAATTCTGCGAGCAGACAAAC AACCTGTACTGCTGCGCCAAGATGATGGCGGAGATCACGGCgatggagacggcggcggcgcgcgggctgccgctggcggtggtggtgccgAGCGTCACGACGGGCCCGCAGCTGCAGCAGGCGCTCAACTTCAGCAGCAACCACGTGGCGCGCTACCTCATGGGCACCAAGAGGACCTACCccaacgccgtcgccgcctacGTCGACGTCCGCGAcgtcgcgcgcgcgcacgtCCTGGCCTACGAGCGCCCCGACGCGCGCGGCCGCTACCTCTGCATCGGCACCGTGCTCCACCGCGCCCAGCTCATCGCCGTGCTCAGGGAGCTCTTCCCGCAGTACCCCGTCACGGTCAA GTGTGAAGACGACGGCAAGCCGATGGCGAAGCCGTACAAGTTTTCCAACCAGAGGGCCAGGGAGTTGGGCTTGGAGTTCACTCCGTTGAAGAAAAGTTTGTACGAGGCTGTGGTGTGCATGCAGCAGAAGGGGCACCTTCCAGTCATCAGCCAGCAGCAGCGCTCGTACTTGTAA